One Vigna unguiculata cultivar IT97K-499-35 chromosome 7, ASM411807v1, whole genome shotgun sequence genomic region harbors:
- the LOC114190848 gene encoding arginine/serine-rich coiled-coil protein 2 isoform X3, translating to MAILMQKTHFASLLVMQLVGIIGVGHLLMDHPHLMVGIFYALGLISFRSFNDNPRHGHSSSPNPVRENSSRVSHHYSRKYDDDREQDQQYGRNHYGRSSDSLRNPDRQSSKSSHGHSRRDKYANEDRYRERLISRSGHESRDDRLREESDIRSKNYHRSVDKYSHDKYDRPDHRSKEKRRETYLDHKKYKEIDSYEKSASSKKHDEVERDGLSLDWDGRNERRESRRSSGDYNRNDHSEARNQREDSSPHRDNGKFSLKEKESNDQNIPWKDKRKHDTEVGKGKDWKTRKEGEQCAIEDKETSGKKLKLFDTDRDENNRKDGTEAHESKTSSSKLSHESKADSLAAKSSGFDGDNDLDAAKIAAMRAAELVNRNLVGAGCLTTDQKKKLLWGSKKSTPTEESGHRWDTAMFSDRDRQEKFNKLMVVLLPMANCRV from the exons ATGGCAATTCTGATGCAAAAAACGCATTTCGCAAGCCTTCTGGTGATGCAGCTAGTAGGAATTATCGGCGTCGGTCACCTGTTGATGGATCACCCTCACCTGATGGTTGGGATCTTTTACGCTCTTGGTCTTATTTCTTTTAGAAGTTTCAATG ATAATCCTAGGCATGGACATAGCTCAAGTCCAAATCCAGTGAGAGAAAATTCCTCAAGAGTCTCTCACCATTATTCAAGGAAGTATGATGATGACCGGGAACAGGACCAACAATATGGAAGGAATCACTATGGCAGAAGCAGTGACTCTCTTAGAAATCCTGATAGACAGTCATCCAAGAGTTCCCATGGTCACTCTCGGCGTGACAAATATGCAAACGAAGATAGATATCGTGAGAGGCTAATCTCTCGTTCTGGACATGAGTCAAGGGATGATCGTCTGAGAGAAGAGAGTGATATCAGGTCAAAAAACTACCATCGCAGTGTAGACAAGTATTCACATGACAAATATGACAGGCCTGATCATAGAAGCAAAGAAAAACGAAGAGAAACATACTTGGATCATAAAAAGTATAAAGAGATTGATTCTTATGAAAAATCTGCATCTAGCAAGAAGCATGATGAGGTGGAGAGGGATGGACTTTCATTGGACTGGGATGGACGAAATGAAAGAAGAGAATCGCGCAGAAGCTCAGGGGACTACAACAGAAATGACCATTCAGAGGCTAGGAACCAAAGAGAGGACTCAAGCCCACACAGAGACAATGGTAAATTCAGTCTAAAAGAGAAGGAGTCAAATGATCAAAACATTCCATGGAAAGATAAACGAAAACATGACACTGAGGTTGGGAAGGGAAAAGACTGGAAAACTAGAAAAGAAGGCGAGCAGTGTGCTATTGAAGATAAAGAAACTTCCGGAAAGAAACTAAAGTTGTTTGATACTGACAGGgatgaaaataatagaaaagatG GTACTGAAGCCCATGAAAGTAAAACTTCAAGTTCAAAGCTTTCTCACGAGAGCAAGGCAGATTCATTGGCTGCTAAGTCCAGTGGCTTTGATGGTGACAATGATCTAGATGCTGCAAAAATTGCAGCCATGAGAGCTGCTGAATTAG TTAATAGGAACTTAGTTGGTGCTGGTTGCTTGACTACTGACCAAAAGAAGAAACTGTTGTGGGGCAGCAAGAAGAGTACACCAACCGAAGAG TCTGGCCATCGTTGGGATACAGCTATGTTTTCTGACCGTGACCGGCAAGAGAAATTCAACAAACTCATG GTTGTGCTCTTGCCTATGGCAAATTGTAGGGTATGA
- the LOC114190848 gene encoding arginine/serine-rich coiled-coil protein 2 isoform X2 has translation MTDSNSPLLPHGNSDAKNAFRKPSGDAASRNYRRRSPVDGSPSPDDNPRHGHSSSPNPVRENSSRVSHHYSRKYDDDREQDQQYGRNHYGRSSDSLRNPDRQSSKSSHGHSRRDKYANEDRYRERLISRSGHESRDDRLREESDIRSKNYHRSVDKYSHDKYDRPDHRSKEKRRETYLDHKKYKEIDSYEKSASSKKHDEVERDGLSLDWDGRNERRESRRSSGDYNRNDHSEARNQREDSSPHRDNGKFSLKEKESNDQNIPWKDKRKHDTEVGKGKDWKTRKEGEQCAIEDKETSGKKLKLFDTDRDENNRKDGTEAHESKTSSSKLSHESKADSLAAKSSGFDGDNDLDAAKIAAMRAAELVNRNLVGAGCLTTDQKKKLLWGSKKSTPTEESGHRWDTAMFSDRDRQEKFNKLMGMKGEAKVEQNSNNQSSNDILRAEKQKELQIDLEKQYTAGLRRRDGRTVGLGL, from the exons ATGACGGATTCAAACTCACCGTTGCTGCCTCATGGCAATTCTGATGCAAAAAACGCATTTCGCAAGCCTTCTGGTGATGCAGCTAGTAGGAATTATCGGCGTCGGTCACCTGTTGATGGATCACCCTCACCTGATG ATAATCCTAGGCATGGACATAGCTCAAGTCCAAATCCAGTGAGAGAAAATTCCTCAAGAGTCTCTCACCATTATTCAAGGAAGTATGATGATGACCGGGAACAGGACCAACAATATGGAAGGAATCACTATGGCAGAAGCAGTGACTCTCTTAGAAATCCTGATAGACAGTCATCCAAGAGTTCCCATGGTCACTCTCGGCGTGACAAATATGCAAACGAAGATAGATATCGTGAGAGGCTAATCTCTCGTTCTGGACATGAGTCAAGGGATGATCGTCTGAGAGAAGAGAGTGATATCAGGTCAAAAAACTACCATCGCAGTGTAGACAAGTATTCACATGACAAATATGACAGGCCTGATCATAGAAGCAAAGAAAAACGAAGAGAAACATACTTGGATCATAAAAAGTATAAAGAGATTGATTCTTATGAAAAATCTGCATCTAGCAAGAAGCATGATGAGGTGGAGAGGGATGGACTTTCATTGGACTGGGATGGACGAAATGAAAGAAGAGAATCGCGCAGAAGCTCAGGGGACTACAACAGAAATGACCATTCAGAGGCTAGGAACCAAAGAGAGGACTCAAGCCCACACAGAGACAATGGTAAATTCAGTCTAAAAGAGAAGGAGTCAAATGATCAAAACATTCCATGGAAAGATAAACGAAAACATGACACTGAGGTTGGGAAGGGAAAAGACTGGAAAACTAGAAAAGAAGGCGAGCAGTGTGCTATTGAAGATAAAGAAACTTCCGGAAAGAAACTAAAGTTGTTTGATACTGACAGGgatgaaaataatagaaaagatG GTACTGAAGCCCATGAAAGTAAAACTTCAAGTTCAAAGCTTTCTCACGAGAGCAAGGCAGATTCATTGGCTGCTAAGTCCAGTGGCTTTGATGGTGACAATGATCTAGATGCTGCAAAAATTGCAGCCATGAGAGCTGCTGAATTAG TTAATAGGAACTTAGTTGGTGCTGGTTGCTTGACTACTGACCAAAAGAAGAAACTGTTGTGGGGCAGCAAGAAGAGTACACCAACCGAAGAG TCTGGCCATCGTTGGGATACAGCTATGTTTTCTGACCGTGACCGGCAAGAGAAATTCAACAAACTCATG GGTATGAAAGGCGAAGCAAAAGTAGAGCAGAATAGCAACAACCAAAGCAGTAACGATATTCTCCGTGCTGAGAAGCAGAAGGAACTTCAGATTGATCTTGAGAAACAATATACTGCAGGTCTTCGACGAAGAGATGGTCGCACTGTTGGTTTAGGCCTTTAA
- the LOC114190117 gene encoding uncharacterized protein LOC114190117 isoform X2 yields MAIIIAANMCSITNSKTVEGIKRFVNEDKLQSRSNIALPHLEASSSRRHLLVSVGPSLATLACGLSPSVVWAEESYGDKQEEEDKGVIGAIKSLFDPTEKTKSGKVLPKAYLKSAREVVKTLRESLNETSDDIAKFRRTADSAKESIREYLGSWRGNQTVVQEVWISSFQCLV; encoded by the exons ATGGCAATTATCATTGCAGCAAATATGTGTTCCATAACAAATTCCAAGACGGTTGAAGGGATCAAAAGATTTGTTAATGAAG ATAAACTGCAATCCAGGTCTAATATTGCATTGCCTCATCTGGAAGCTTCATCAAGTCGCAGACATCTTTTAGTGAGTGTTGGCCCTTCATTGGCTACCTTGGCTTGTGGTTTGTCACCATCAGTGGTATGGGCTGAAGAGAGTTATGGTGACAAacaggaagaagaagataaaggGGTTATTGGGGCTATCAAATCATTATTTGATCCTACTGAGAAAACAAAGTCTGGGAAGGTGTTGCCTAAGGCTTACCTAAAGTCAGCAAGAGAAGTAGTGAAAACACTGCGTGAATCTTTAAATGAAACCAGTGATGACATTGCCAAATTTAGAAGGACTGCAGATTCCGCAAAGGAGTCAATTCGGGAATATTTGGGCAGTTGGAGGGGAAATCAAACTGTTGTGCAAGAAGTATGGATTTCTTCTTTTCAATGCCTTGTGTGA
- the LOC114190117 gene encoding photosystem II D1 precursor processing protein PSB27-H2, chloroplastic-like isoform X1 codes for MAIIIAANMCSITNSKTVEGIKRFVNEDKLQSRSNIALPHLEASSSRRHLLVSVGPSLATLACGLSPSVVWAEESYGDKQEEEDKGVIGAIKSLFDPTEKTKSGKVLPKAYLKSAREVVKTLRESLNETSDDIAKFRRTADSAKESIREYLGSWRGNQTVVQEESYVILEKVIRSLANFYSKAGPSATLSQEVKSEILDYLNTAEQFL; via the exons ATGGCAATTATCATTGCAGCAAATATGTGTTCCATAACAAATTCCAAGACGGTTGAAGGGATCAAAAGATTTGTTAATGAAG ATAAACTGCAATCCAGGTCTAATATTGCATTGCCTCATCTGGAAGCTTCATCAAGTCGCAGACATCTTTTAGTGAGTGTTGGCCCTTCATTGGCTACCTTGGCTTGTGGTTTGTCACCATCAGTGGTATGGGCTGAAGAGAGTTATGGTGACAAacaggaagaagaagataaaggGGTTATTGGGGCTATCAAATCATTATTTGATCCTACTGAGAAAACAAAGTCTGGGAAGGTGTTGCCTAAGGCTTACCTAAAGTCAGCAAGAGAAGTAGTGAAAACACTGCGTGAATCTTTAAATGAAACCAGTGATGACATTGCCAAATTTAGAAGGACTGCAGATTCCGCAAAGGAGTCAATTCGGGAATATTTGGGCAGTTGGAGGGGAAATCAAACTGTTGTGCAAGAA GAATCATATGTTATTTTGGAGAAAGTAATAAGATCTTTGGCAAACTTTTACTCGAAGGCAGGGCCATCAGCTACACTGTCGCAGGAAGTTAAGTCTGAAATATTAGATTACCTAAATACAGCTGAACAATTTTTGTAG
- the LOC114190848 gene encoding arginine/serine-rich coiled-coil protein 2 isoform X1 has protein sequence MAILMQKTHFASLLVMQLVGIIGVGHLLMDHPHLMVGIFYALGLISFRSFNDNPRHGHSSSPNPVRENSSRVSHHYSRKYDDDREQDQQYGRNHYGRSSDSLRNPDRQSSKSSHGHSRRDKYANEDRYRERLISRSGHESRDDRLREESDIRSKNYHRSVDKYSHDKYDRPDHRSKEKRRETYLDHKKYKEIDSYEKSASSKKHDEVERDGLSLDWDGRNERRESRRSSGDYNRNDHSEARNQREDSSPHRDNGKFSLKEKESNDQNIPWKDKRKHDTEVGKGKDWKTRKEGEQCAIEDKETSGKKLKLFDTDRDENNRKDGTEAHESKTSSSKLSHESKADSLAAKSSGFDGDNDLDAAKIAAMRAAELVNRNLVGAGCLTTDQKKKLLWGSKKSTPTEESGHRWDTAMFSDRDRQEKFNKLMGMKGEAKVEQNSNNQSSNDILRAEKQKELQIDLEKQYTAGLRRRDGRTVGLGL, from the exons ATGGCAATTCTGATGCAAAAAACGCATTTCGCAAGCCTTCTGGTGATGCAGCTAGTAGGAATTATCGGCGTCGGTCACCTGTTGATGGATCACCCTCACCTGATGGTTGGGATCTTTTACGCTCTTGGTCTTATTTCTTTTAGAAGTTTCAATG ATAATCCTAGGCATGGACATAGCTCAAGTCCAAATCCAGTGAGAGAAAATTCCTCAAGAGTCTCTCACCATTATTCAAGGAAGTATGATGATGACCGGGAACAGGACCAACAATATGGAAGGAATCACTATGGCAGAAGCAGTGACTCTCTTAGAAATCCTGATAGACAGTCATCCAAGAGTTCCCATGGTCACTCTCGGCGTGACAAATATGCAAACGAAGATAGATATCGTGAGAGGCTAATCTCTCGTTCTGGACATGAGTCAAGGGATGATCGTCTGAGAGAAGAGAGTGATATCAGGTCAAAAAACTACCATCGCAGTGTAGACAAGTATTCACATGACAAATATGACAGGCCTGATCATAGAAGCAAAGAAAAACGAAGAGAAACATACTTGGATCATAAAAAGTATAAAGAGATTGATTCTTATGAAAAATCTGCATCTAGCAAGAAGCATGATGAGGTGGAGAGGGATGGACTTTCATTGGACTGGGATGGACGAAATGAAAGAAGAGAATCGCGCAGAAGCTCAGGGGACTACAACAGAAATGACCATTCAGAGGCTAGGAACCAAAGAGAGGACTCAAGCCCACACAGAGACAATGGTAAATTCAGTCTAAAAGAGAAGGAGTCAAATGATCAAAACATTCCATGGAAAGATAAACGAAAACATGACACTGAGGTTGGGAAGGGAAAAGACTGGAAAACTAGAAAAGAAGGCGAGCAGTGTGCTATTGAAGATAAAGAAACTTCCGGAAAGAAACTAAAGTTGTTTGATACTGACAGGgatgaaaataatagaaaagatG GTACTGAAGCCCATGAAAGTAAAACTTCAAGTTCAAAGCTTTCTCACGAGAGCAAGGCAGATTCATTGGCTGCTAAGTCCAGTGGCTTTGATGGTGACAATGATCTAGATGCTGCAAAAATTGCAGCCATGAGAGCTGCTGAATTAG TTAATAGGAACTTAGTTGGTGCTGGTTGCTTGACTACTGACCAAAAGAAGAAACTGTTGTGGGGCAGCAAGAAGAGTACACCAACCGAAGAG TCTGGCCATCGTTGGGATACAGCTATGTTTTCTGACCGTGACCGGCAAGAGAAATTCAACAAACTCATG GGTATGAAAGGCGAAGCAAAAGTAGAGCAGAATAGCAACAACCAAAGCAGTAACGATATTCTCCGTGCTGAGAAGCAGAAGGAACTTCAGATTGATCTTGAGAAACAATATACTGCAGGTCTTCGACGAAGAGATGGTCGCACTGTTGGTTTAGGCCTTTAA